In the genome of Halococcus sediminicola, one region contains:
- a CDS encoding sulfurtransferase TusA family protein, with amino-acid sequence MPNLDEFVDMPDEVDNDSAAQLTDEATRTQDMVGEVCPYPQIEAKKSLQDLESGDLLVQETDHVPSTENVPKAVDEMADGKVWRSGDGTYKIFLRKR; translated from the coding sequence ATGCCAAACCTAGACGAATTCGTCGACATGCCGGATGAAGTCGACAACGACAGCGCAGCACAGCTCACGGATGAAGCGACACGCACTCAGGACATGGTAGGGGAAGTCTGTCCCTATCCCCAGATTGAGGCAAAGAAATCACTTCAGGATCTTGAATCGGGTGATCTGCTCGTTCAGGAGACGGACCACGTCCCTTCGACCGAAAACGTCCCGAAAGCTGTCGATGAGATGGCTGATGGGAAAGTCTGGCGGAGTGGCGATGGTACCTACAAGATCTTCCTTCGGAAACGCTAA
- a CDS encoding MOSC domain-containing protein, which produces MAAVSRIRLYPVKSLSGVDVDSVPISDSGRMRYDREYALFSEDGAYVNGRQNKLVHKINTTVDLSANSIEFEIHDTERTFSCELDRIDNSPELEEWLTNFFGEPITVEQAKQSNFTDSAGGIAPIRVTATGPTFVGEKTLAEVASWYDDLDADAIFRRLRTNVVIGDVEPFWEDKLYSNTPATRRNPGTGVEFTVGNVTHYGIMCKPRCVVPSRNPETGERKANFTKKFTEKRKERFPEWADAETLGTNMDRDGAEDYYYLTVVTRIPSRESGKEIAVGDEISIEGEVPLLQTH; this is translated from the coding sequence ATGGCAGCAGTCTCCCGGATTAGGCTGTATCCGGTCAAATCGTTGTCTGGTGTCGATGTCGATAGCGTGCCCATCTCTGATTCAGGGCGGATGCGATACGACCGAGAGTATGCCCTATTCAGCGAGGATGGAGCATACGTGAACGGACGGCAAAACAAACTGGTTCACAAGATCAACACCACAGTCGACCTCTCGGCTAACTCGATCGAATTCGAAATCCACGATACGGAACGTACCTTCTCCTGCGAACTCGATCGAATTGACAACAGTCCGGAACTAGAGGAGTGGTTGACGAACTTCTTCGGCGAACCGATCACGGTCGAACAGGCCAAGCAATCGAACTTCACCGACAGTGCAGGAGGTATCGCCCCGATTCGAGTCACCGCCACGGGCCCTACTTTCGTCGGCGAGAAAACGTTGGCCGAAGTCGCATCGTGGTACGACGACCTTGATGCCGACGCGATTTTCAGGCGATTGCGGACCAACGTTGTAATCGGTGATGTAGAACCGTTCTGGGAAGACAAACTCTACTCGAACACGCCAGCCACACGTCGAAACCCCGGTACTGGAGTAGAGTTCACGGTGGGAAACGTCACTCATTACGGAATCATGTGCAAGCCGCGGTGTGTCGTTCCATCTCGTAATCCGGAGACTGGTGAGCGAAAAGCGAATTTCACGAAGAAATTCACGGAAAAGCGGAAGGAGCGATTTCCTGAATGGGCCGATGCGGAGACGCTGGGGACAAACATGGACCGTGACGGGGCGGAAGATTACTACTATCTGACGGTCGTAACGCGAATTCCGTCGCGTGAGTCCGGCAAGGAGATCGCCGTCGGTGACGAGATCTCTATTGAGGGGGAAGTTCCCCTCTTGCAGACACATTAG
- a CDS encoding RNA-guided endonuclease InsQ/TnpB family protein, with translation MEVKRTVPVKLDVPDERRDDLHTTIEQFNDAANYTIQNGRNDDGYLILNKSKIHDRVYYDLRDQTDLPSNLCVRAYSKAVEAMKSTVADWKKGNSRPLPRFNEPSAVYDKRTLTIYDRSATLSTVNGRVEVEYVIGDYQRSYLDDDEYERRMGTLHYREDEDAFYLHIVVMKEVEQREGVRVLGVDLNLKNVAVTSTGTFYDGGRLLWGQNHHFRVRRSLQDKDTRSAKQTLQQVSGRENRFVLDRLHTLSRRLVDEARNYNCAFIAVERLTNIRDRLDNGNDCIKRQMHNWAFRELREMLAYKAAEHGIRVEDVNPAFTSQTCSRCGHQSSTNRDSSTGWFSCNECGTEYDGDYNAAKNIGMRLVTLPSGKRPDGLGNGQLALKSGTLNGSGDYTAHDDVSADQESTDKPTTSVVGR, from the coding sequence ATGGAGGTGAAACGCACCGTTCCCGTCAAACTCGATGTACCCGACGAGCGGCGCGACGACCTCCATACCACTATCGAACAGTTCAACGACGCCGCCAACTACACCATCCAGAACGGACGCAACGACGACGGCTACCTCATCCTGAACAAGTCGAAGATACACGACCGCGTGTACTACGACCTTCGAGACCAAACGGACCTACCGTCGAACCTATGCGTTCGGGCGTACTCGAAAGCGGTCGAAGCGATGAAATCGACGGTCGCCGACTGGAAAAAGGGCAACAGCCGACCGTTGCCTCGCTTCAACGAACCGTCCGCCGTGTACGACAAACGTACGCTGACCATCTACGACCGAAGCGCCACGCTTTCGACCGTCAACGGGCGCGTCGAAGTCGAGTACGTTATCGGCGACTATCAGCGGTCGTATTTGGACGACGACGAGTACGAGCGCCGGATGGGAACGTTGCACTACCGCGAGGACGAAGACGCCTTCTACCTCCACATCGTCGTGATGAAGGAGGTCGAACAACGCGAGGGCGTCCGCGTTCTCGGCGTGGATTTGAACCTCAAAAACGTCGCCGTCACGAGTACAGGAACGTTTTACGATGGTGGTCGGCTGTTGTGGGGCCAGAACCACCACTTCCGCGTGCGCCGAAGCCTCCAAGACAAAGACACTCGCTCCGCCAAGCAGACACTCCAGCAAGTGTCGGGACGAGAAAACCGCTTCGTCTTGGACCGTCTGCACACTCTTTCTCGGCGACTCGTGGACGAGGCCCGCAACTACAATTGTGCGTTCATCGCCGTCGAACGGCTCACGAACATCCGCGACCGGCTGGACAACGGAAACGACTGCATCAAGCGTCAGATGCACAACTGGGCGTTCCGCGAGTTGCGAGAAATGCTCGCGTACAAGGCCGCCGAGCACGGGATTCGCGTCGAGGACGTGAACCCGGCGTTTACGAGTCAGACGTGCTCGCGGTGCGGCCACCAGTCGAGCACGAACCGCGACAGTTCGACCGGCTGGTTCTCGTGCAACGAGTGTGGGACCGAGTACGACGGCGACTACAACGCGGCGAAGAACATCGGTATGCGACTTGTAACTTTACCATCGGGCAAACGTCCCGATGGGTTGGGCAACGGTCAGCTTGCCCTGAAGTCCGGGACGCTGAACGGGAGTGGCGATTACACCGCCCACGACGACGTGTCGGCAGACCAGGAGTCCACGGACAAGCCCACGACTTCAGTCGTGGGTCGCTGA
- a CDS encoding DUF2243 domain-containing protein, producing the protein MSDAATDRSRTLAEGVSRRALVGAGVFGFGFSGLIDVLLIHHILQWHHLLSGIYPMNTLVGLRTNIFADGWFSVGMVVIAGIGAGVVWRAERRTHEPLAFRPIAGSAVMGLGIFDLYDAIVDHALLGLHQPLSMGGQYNPHWAVVSLLIIGVGAYIYRTATGTDESA; encoded by the coding sequence ATGAGCGACGCCGCGACCGACCGGTCGCGGACGCTGGCCGAGGGCGTCTCCCGCCGGGCACTCGTGGGTGCCGGCGTGTTCGGGTTCGGGTTCAGCGGTCTGATCGACGTGCTCCTCATCCACCACATTCTCCAGTGGCATCACCTACTGTCAGGCATTTATCCGATGAACACCCTTGTCGGACTCCGAACCAACATTTTCGCCGACGGCTGGTTCTCGGTCGGGATGGTCGTCATTGCGGGCATCGGCGCAGGGGTCGTCTGGCGGGCCGAACGACGCACTCACGAGCCACTGGCCTTTCGTCCGATAGCAGGGTCGGCAGTAATGGGTCTCGGCATCTTCGATCTCTACGACGCCATCGTCGACCACGCCCTCCTCGGTCTTCATCAGCCGCTGTCGATGGGCGGGCAGTACAACCCCCACTGGGCAGTCGTCAGCCTCCTCATCATCGGGGTGGGTGCGTATATCTACCGTACAGCGACTGGGACCGACGAGTCCGCCTAA
- a CDS encoding YciE/YciF ferroxidase family protein: protein MCANDLNELFEESLKYVYYAEQQLVDATEELAETTTNDQIAEAFAEHHDETQEHVERLEEVFEEIGVSPEGETDKAVDGMIENHEHFVSQDPDDHVLDRYNITAGQMSEHYEIAAYGNLIPLADQLDIDVADTLEANLREEQDALDELSEIGEEFDYGQIE from the coding sequence ATGTGCGCCAATGACCTCAACGAGCTGTTCGAGGAGAGCCTGAAATACGTCTACTACGCCGAACAGCAACTCGTGGACGCGACCGAAGAACTAGCTGAAACGACCACCAATGACCAGATCGCCGAGGCGTTCGCCGAACACCACGACGAGACCCAAGAACACGTCGAACGCCTCGAAGAGGTCTTCGAGGAGATCGGGGTCTCGCCGGAGGGTGAGACGGACAAGGCCGTCGATGGCATGATCGAAAACCACGAGCACTTCGTGAGTCAGGACCCCGACGACCACGTTCTCGACCGATACAACATCACCGCAGGACAGATGTCAGAACACTACGAAATCGCCGCCTACGGCAACCTGATTCCGCTGGCCGACCAGCTCGACATCGATGTCGCCGATACCCTCGAAGCGAACCTCCGCGAGGAACAGGACGCGCTCGACGAACTCTCGGAGATCGGTGAGGAGTTCGACTACGGCCAGATTGAATAG
- a CDS encoding YHS domain-containing protein, with the protein MTAECPVCGERVDDTVPPADVEHDGETYYFESAICKEKFKENPNEYL; encoded by the coding sequence ATGACAGCAGAATGTCCAGTTTGTGGCGAGCGGGTGGACGACACCGTCCCACCTGCTGACGTAGAGCACGACGGAGAGACCTACTACTTTGAATCAGCCATCTGTAAGGAGAAGTTCAAAGAAAATCCTAACGAATATCTCTGA
- a CDS encoding YeeE/YedE family protein, whose translation MVSALLIAGVVGIGLGIFLQKGRFCFVHAFRDLFAFKDTRVTKGVLAATILTMVFWSIAYELGFYQSFWVPGWGFTGLVGGFIFGVGMTYAGGCASGTLYRAGQGYLHFWLTLAFMGVGYAAFTIAYPTLEAAYFEPLTIGEGMTLFRTSPVPAPVLALGIAAVVVVVVYARLNYSGGEGGEPGASETTAVYASLLPLPASSGSLRAFAHGTREYFEGMWAKICDDPIAASKQPWDPRTAALGITAVALVWFSQVSVVGITGPESRWTGYLLNQVGVNAGEFQYWGSILFQGQGIGLTTDMVMIGMVIVGAFLAAVWSGDFSIRIPKRRRLPNAIVGGFLMGAGSRLAPGCNIGNIYTGIAELSVHSFIASAGIIAGVYVMTHWLYREVGCAL comes from the coding sequence ATGGTATCAGCACTACTAATCGCAGGCGTCGTCGGAATCGGTTTGGGAATATTCCTCCAGAAAGGCCGATTCTGTTTCGTCCACGCCTTCCGTGACCTGTTTGCGTTCAAAGACACCAGAGTTACCAAGGGCGTTCTCGCCGCAACAATACTCACGATGGTGTTCTGGAGTATCGCTTACGAATTAGGATTCTATCAGAGCTTCTGGGTACCCGGATGGGGCTTTACCGGCTTAGTCGGCGGCTTCATATTCGGGGTTGGGATGACCTACGCCGGGGGCTGTGCCTCTGGAACGCTGTATCGTGCAGGGCAGGGATACCTCCACTTCTGGCTCACACTCGCGTTCATGGGAGTAGGGTATGCTGCATTTACCATCGCGTATCCAACGCTCGAAGCAGCGTACTTCGAACCGCTGACGATCGGCGAGGGGATGACACTGTTCAGAACGTCCCCCGTACCAGCACCTGTTCTTGCACTCGGTATTGCTGCTGTCGTCGTCGTCGTTGTCTATGCTCGACTCAATTATAGTGGAGGAGAAGGTGGCGAACCTGGGGCATCTGAAACAACGGCAGTCTACGCGTCTCTACTACCCCTTCCAGCCTCCTCGGGTAGTCTGCGAGCCTTTGCCCACGGTACCAGAGAATATTTCGAGGGTATGTGGGCCAAGATCTGTGATGACCCGATTGCAGCCTCAAAACAGCCGTGGGACCCACGTACTGCAGCCCTCGGTATCACAGCCGTTGCTCTCGTCTGGTTTTCCCAGGTCTCGGTCGTTGGCATTACTGGCCCTGAGTCCCGTTGGACGGGATATCTTCTGAATCAAGTCGGTGTCAATGCAGGCGAGTTCCAGTACTGGGGGTCGATTCTCTTCCAGGGACAAGGAATCGGTCTTACTACCGATATGGTCATGATCGGTATGGTCATCGTCGGTGCGTTCCTAGCCGCTGTTTGGAGCGGTGATTTTTCGATCCGTATTCCGAAACGACGTCGATTGCCGAACGCTATCGTCGGTGGCTTTCTCATGGGTGCAGGCTCGCGGCTTGCCCCAGGTTGCAACATCGGTAATATCTACACCGGTATTGCTGAACTATCGGTGCACTCGTTCATTGCTTCAGCCGGTATCATCGCCGGTGTGTATGTCATGACACACTGGCTGTATCGTGAAGTCGGCTGTGCGCTCTGA
- a CDS encoding rhodanese-like domain-containing protein — translation MPTEITPQEYRQRRQNGKNVQLIDIRDTEAYEEGHIPEADNIPLEELGDRAEEKEWVRNEGDEIVVACYIGETSVQAARMLEAYEGTGNATVSTMVGGYEDWSGDLKTEK, via the coding sequence ATGCCTACGGAAATCACACCGCAAGAATACAGACAGCGGCGACAGAACGGAAAGAACGTACAGCTCATCGATATTCGGGACACAGAGGCCTACGAAGAAGGTCATATCCCGGAAGCGGATAATATCCCACTCGAAGAACTCGGTGACCGAGCTGAAGAAAAAGAGTGGGTACGGAATGAGGGCGATGAAATAGTAGTCGCCTGCTACATTGGCGAAACATCAGTCCAAGCCGCCAGAATGCTCGAAGCCTACGAGGGGACCGGTAACGCGACTGTCTCGACGATGGTTGGTGGGTACGAAGACTGGTCGGGAGATCTGAAAACCGAAAAGTAG